The Acidimicrobiales bacterium genome contains the following window.
CCGGCATCGGCGGCGGTCTCTTCTTCGGAGTGCAGGTCCTTCACGTCACCAGCAGCAGCTTCTTCGGCGGCTTCAACGAGCTGAGCCAGCTTGCCGACCTGCAGACCGCGGTGGTGAAGGTGATCGCCTTCGGCTTCATCTCCGCCATGGTCGCCTGCTACAAGGGCATGACCGTGAAAGGCGGCGCCAAGGGAGTGGGCGACGCCGTGAACCAGTCGGTCGTGATCACCTTCATCCTGCTGTTCTTCGTGAACTTCGTCGGGACCGTGATCTACTTCAACTTCGTCCCTCAGAAGGGCATCTGAGGTGGCGACGCCCGTCATCGACCGCGTCGTCCGTCCGGCGAGCCGGCCGTTGCAGAGCGTCACGTCGTTCGCCGAGCGCCTCTTCGACCAGCTCGCCTTCTACGCCCGGGTGCTCCGGGGCATGCCGGAGGGGCTGCGCTACCGGGCCGAGATCGTGTCGCTCGTGTCCGACGTCGCCATCGGGGCCGGGGCGCTTGTCGTCGGTGGCGGCATGTTCTTCGTCGTGTTCGCCAATACGTTCTTCACCGGCACCGAGGTCGGGTTGGAGGGCTTCAAAGGGCTACAGCAGGTCGGCGCCCAGTCGTTCACGGGCATCATCTCCTCGCTGGCCAACACGCGAGAGATCACACCGCTCGTCGCCGGCATCGCCATGGCCGCACAGGTCGGCGCCGGCTACACGGCGTCCATCGGGGCCATGCGCGTCTCAGAGGAGATCGACGCCCTGGAGGTCATGGGCGTCGACAGCTTCGTGTACCTGGTGTCGACGCGGCTGTGGGCAGCGTTCATCGCCCTGATCCCGATCTACCTGGCGGCACTCTTCGCCAGCTACCTCGCCAGCCAGCTCATCGTCACCAAGTTCTTCACCCTGTCGGCAGGTGTGTACCAGCACTACTTCAATCTCTTTCTGCCGCCCCAGGACCTCTTCTTCTCGTTCGTCAAGGCGTTCTTCTTCGTTGTCGCCGTCGTGCTCATCCACTGCTACTACGGCTACTACGCCACGGGAGGACCGGCGGGAGTCGGGGTGGCCGCGGGCAAGGCCATCCGCCTGTCGATCATCGTCATCGTGCTGCTCAACCTGCTCGGCTCGCTCATCTTCTTCGGCGGGCAGGGCACGGCGAGGATCGTTGGCTGATGCACATCACCCGACCCCGCCGTGTCGTCGTGGCTCTCGGGGTGGCCGTGCTCACCCTGGCCGTGGTGTACCGGGCCGTGGGCGGGGCCTACGACTTCTTCTCGACCGCTTACCCGCTCAGCGCCACCTTCCCCCATCTGGGCCAGAACGTGCACCCCGGCTCGGAGGTGGACTACCGGGGGGTGCAGGTGGGCAAGATCAAGTCCTGGTCGTTGGTCGACCGCCAGGTGCAGGTGCGCTTCACGATCAACCCCGGCTTCAAGGTCCCGGCCGCCGCCAGCGCCACCCTCGAGCCCCAGAGCGTGTTCGGCAGCGAGATCATGAGCCTCGACTTCCCCAACGGCCAGACCGGGCCCTACCTGCCCTCCGGGGGCCAGATCACCCACACCGCGACCACCGACCAGGTGCAGGACTTCATCAACTCCACCGTGCCGCTGTTCAACGCCATCGACCCCGGCGACCTGCAGACGATCATCTCCGAGCTGACCCAGGCCTCGGAGAACCTGGGCCAGACCATCGCCCAGAGCATCGACACCGGCACCCAGCTGGCCGACCTGTTCTCCAACACCATCAACGCCCAGATCAACGCCCTGGACGCCTTCAACCGCTTCCAGGCCGCCTTCACCCCGACGGCGTCCAACCTCAACGCCATCGCCGCGGCGAACAACGTGGGCCTGCCGGTGTTCAACCAGGCCGAGGCGACCTACCAGAGCTTCCTCACCACCTTGAAGCCCCTGGCCGACCACCTGGCCCAGCTGCTGTCGACCTACCGGCCCGACATCAACATCCTCCTCGGCCAGGGCGACAACGTGGTGCGGGTCCTGCTGGCCCGCCAGTCCGACATCTCCGACCTCATCCACGGGCTCTACCGCTACACGCTCAAGTTCGCCAAGGTGCAGAGCCCGCCAGGTGAGCTCACGGGCGACGGGAGCGGGTTCGCCTACTTCAAGGTCTTCACCAGCTTCAGCGACATCGACAGGCTGGTCTGTGGTCTGGTGGCGCCCGCCGGGGCGCCGCCCCAGCTCCAGCAGAGCCTGGCCCCCCTCCAGTCCGCCCTAGGACCGCAGTTCGACTGCTCGTCCACGGCCTCGGCGGGCGCAGGATCGGTCGCGGCGCCGACGTCGTCGTCGGTGGCCGGGAACATGGCCACGTCCGCCATCTCCGGCCTGGCCCAGCCCCAGGTGCCCGAGCGGGCCGGCGTGGGCAGCGTCATCCACGCGATGAGCGGTCGGTGACGCCGCGCCGCTGTCCTCGCCGTGACGGTCGGCCCGGCTCGATCAGGGCTTCGACGTGGTCG
Protein-coding sequences here:
- a CDS encoding ABC transporter permease encodes the protein MATPVIDRVVRPASRPLQSVTSFAERLFDQLAFYARVLRGMPEGLRYRAEIVSLVSDVAIGAGALVVGGGMFFVVFANTFFTGTEVGLEGFKGLQQVGAQSFTGIISSLANTREITPLVAGIAMAAQVGAGYTASIGAMRVSEEIDALEVMGVDSFVYLVSTRLWAAFIALIPIYLAALFASYLASQLIVTKFFTLSAGVYQHYFNLFLPPQDLFFSFVKAFFFVVAVVLIHCYYGYYATGGPAGVGVAAGKAIRLSIIVIVLLNLLGSLIFFGGQGTARIVG
- a CDS encoding MlaD family protein; amino-acid sequence: MHITRPRRVVVALGVAVLTLAVVYRAVGGAYDFFSTAYPLSATFPHLGQNVHPGSEVDYRGVQVGKIKSWSLVDRQVQVRFTINPGFKVPAAASATLEPQSVFGSEIMSLDFPNGQTGPYLPSGGQITHTATTDQVQDFINSTVPLFNAIDPGDLQTIISELTQASENLGQTIAQSIDTGTQLADLFSNTINAQINALDAFNRFQAAFTPTASNLNAIAAANNVGLPVFNQAEATYQSFLTTLKPLADHLAQLLSTYRPDINILLGQGDNVVRVLLARQSDISDLIHGLYRYTLKFAKVQSPPGELTGDGSGFAYFKVFTSFSDIDRLVCGLVAPAGAPPQLQQSLAPLQSALGPQFDCSSTASAGAGSVAAPTSSSVAGNMATSAISGLAQPQVPERAGVGSVIHAMSGR